In a single window of the Branchiostoma floridae strain S238N-H82 chromosome 2, Bfl_VNyyK, whole genome shotgun sequence genome:
- the LOC118410165 gene encoding neuronal acetylcholine receptor subunit beta-4-like isoform X1, with product MASLRWYGLILLAATLQVCLCSDSEHRLINHLFDSGYNKVIRPVQSRGEVVNVNLQIVFSQLIAVEEREQMMKTNLWLGQDWYDYRLSWNPEDFDNIDMVRVSSEDIWRPDVVLFNNADGNYDIQLMTKAWVQSDGHVHWAPPVVYASACFIVVKYFPFDRQNCTMKFGSWTYDADELDLTLLDGEAQMHRYKQNGEWDILRSPNRKYYADKRVYVNFDFIIKRKPLFYTINLIIPCILITSLSVLVFYLPADEGEKVTLGITVLLALIVFLLLIADIIPPTSLDVPLIGKYLLFTMIFVSVAIVATVYVLNVHHRTSSTHDMPDWIKAVFLEKLPKLLRMERPESEPPEPPAKEYNTWDHPPYFMKNVNGRSVETKGRNFGLRVTDMSGNPFKADSPRSGRFGQAPPSPSVLPKRLSPEARKALKNLKLISEYFRNQDEDDGVAGDWQYVAMVIDRICLWLFATVCFLGTLGLFLQPFVGSDEE from the exons ATGGCCTCCCTCCGCTGGTACGGGCTGATTCTGCTGGCAGCGACTCTGCAAG TTTGCCTCTGTTCGGACTCGGAGCACCGCCTCATCAATCACCTGTTCGACTCAGGGTACAACAAAGTCATCCGGCCTGTGCAGAGCCGGGGCGAGGTCGTCAATGTCAACCTTCAGATCGTCTTCTCGCAACTCATAGCCGTA gaAGAGAGGGAACAGATGATGAAGACGAACCTGTGGCTCGGCCAGGACTGGTACGACTACAGACTCAGCTGGAACCCCGAGGACTTCGACAACATCGACATGGTGCGGGTGTCGTCTGAGGACATCTGGAGACCGGACGTCGTGCTGTTCAACAA TGCTGATGGGAACTACGACATCCAGCTGATGACCAAGGCGTGGGTCCAGAGTGACGGGCACGTGCACTGGGCGCCCCCTGTAGTTTACGCCAGTGCCTGTTTTATCGTGGTGAAGTACTTCCCCTTCGACAGGCAGAACTGCACCATGAAGTTCGGGTCCTGGACGTACGACGCAGACGAGCTGGACCTCACGCTCCTGGACGGGGAGGCGCAGATGCACAG ATACAAGCAGAATGGCGAGTGGGATATCCTCCGCTCCCCAAATCGAAAGTACTACGCAGACAAACGCGTTTACGTCAACTTCGACTTCATCATCAAGCGGAAACCCCTGTTCTACACCATCAACCTGATCATCCCGTGCATTCTCATCACGTCCCTGTCGGTGCTGGTGTTCTACCTGCCAGCTGACGAGGGCGAGAAGGTGACGCTAGGCATCACGGTCCTGCTGGCGCTCATCGTGTTCCTGCTGCTGATCGCCGACATCATCCCGCCGACGTCCCTGGACGTGCCGCTCATCGGGAAGTACCTGCTCTTCACCATGATCTTCGTCAGCGTGGCGATCGTGGCGACGGTGTACGTGCTGAACGTGCACCACAGAACTTCCAGCACGCACGACATGCCAGACTGGATCAAGGCCGTGTTTCTGGAGAAGCTGCCCAAACTGCTCCGCATGGAGCGTCCCGAGTCCGAGCCGCCAGAGCCACCGGCCAAGGAGTACAACACCTGGGATCATCCGCCGTACTTCATGAAGAACGTCAACGGCAG GTCTGTGGAGACGAAGGGGCGGAACTTCGGACTGCGCGTGACCGACATGTCCGGCAACCCCTTCAAGGCAGACAGCCCGAGATCCGGCCGGTTCGGCCAGGCACCGCCCAGTCCCTCCGTCCTGCCCAAGCGGCTGTCGCCCGAGGCTAGGAAAGCGCTGAAAAACCTCAAGCTCATCTCCGAGTACTTCCGCAACCAGGACGAGGATGATGGG GTGGCGGGAGACTGGCAATACGTTGCCATGGTGATAGACCGGATCTGCCTGTGGCTGTTCGCCACCGTCTGCTTCCTGGGGACGCTGGGATTGTTCCTGCAGCCATTCGTGGGGTCAGACGAGGAGTAA
- the LOC118410044 gene encoding neuronal acetylcholine receptor subunit beta-4-like, with protein sequence MAAYRSWLLSVLIAALVEAGRAAESEERLVAMLFNTSRYNPLIRPARTVNEVITVNFRLSISQLISVNEKDQVMKTNVWLNQDWIDYRLVWNPEDYDNIEIIRVPSEITWKPDLVLFNNADGQYDVQLKTKALIANTGQVYWLPPAIYQSACSIEVRYFPFDRQNCTMKFGSWTYDSSEVNIELIDHEVVMDDFKQNGEWDILRSPNRKVVSGSEMFVMFDFIIQRKPLFYTINLIIPCILITSLSVLVFYLPSDCGEKITLSISVLLALTVFLLLIADIIPPTSLDIPLIGKYLMFTMIFVTFTIVTTVYILNVHHRSASTHTMPPWVRTLFLDKLPKLLFMKRLDQMNDEDGDSDKGCKHLKAFGRDPVDVVHMKQRNAMLYETQCRKYALKVSDVSGSQTLSENISLQLSPEMRRAVSNVKFIAEYFKMQDANDAVNEDWKYVAMVIDRICLWLFLSVCVIGTLGLFLQPLFISDDDIV encoded by the exons ATGGCTGCTTACCGGTCCTGGCTCCTGTCCGTCCTGATTGCAGCACTTGTGGAAG CCGGACGTGCCGCCGAGTCCGAGGAGAGGCTGGTCGCCATGCTGTTCAACACGTCCCGCTACAACCCGCTCATCCGCCCCGCGCGCACCGTCAACGAGGTCATCACCGTCAACTTCCGGCTCAGCATCTCACAGCTAATCAGCGTG AATGAAAAGGACCAAGTGATGAAAACGAATGTATGGCTAAATCAG GACTGGATTGACTACCGTCTCGTCTGGAATCCCGAGGACTACGACAACATCGAGATTATCCGGGTTCCATCCGAGATCACGTGGAAACCAGACCTGGTTCTCTTTAACAA TGCGGATGGACAGTACGACGTTCAGCTGAAAACCAAGGCTCTCATCGCTAACACAGGCCAAGTGTATTGGCTGCCCCCTGCCATCTACCAGAGTGCATGCTCCATCGAGGTGCGTTACTTCCCGTTCGACAGGCAGAACTGCACCATGAAGTTTGGGTCCTGGACATACGACTCCTCCGAGGTCAACATCGAGCTCATAGACCACGAGGTGGTCATGGACGACTTCAAACAGAACGGCGAGTGGGACATCCTGCGGTCCCCTAACAGGAAGGTGGTCAGCGGCTCCGAGATGTTTGTTATGTTCGACTTCATCATCCAAAGGAAACCCCTGTTCTACACCATCAACCTGATCATCCCGTGTATTCTCATCACGTCCCTGTCGGTGCTGGTGTTCTACCTGCCGTCCGACTGTGGGGAGAAGATCACACTCAGCATCTCCGTGCTGCTGGCCCTGACTGTGTTCCTGCTGCTGATCGCCGACATCATCCCGCCGACTTCTCTGGACATCCCGCTCATCGGTAAATATCTCATGTTCACCATGATCTTCGTGACTTTCACCATCGTCACCACAGTGTACATACTAAACGTGCACCACCGGTCAGCCAGCACCCACACCATGCCGCCCTGGGTAAGAACACTCTTCTTGGACAAACTGCCCAAACTCTTGTTCATGAAGCGGCTGGACCAGATGAATGATGAGGACGGGGATTCCGATAAAGGCTGTAAACACCTGAAGGCGTTCGGGCGCGACCCTGTGGACGTGGTGCACATGAAGCAAAGGAATGCCATGTTGTACGAGACACAGTGCCGGAAGTACGCTCTCAAGGTCTCGGACGTTTCCGGGAGTCAGACTCTGTCGGAGAACATTTCCCTCCAGCTGTCTCCGGAAATGAGGAGAGCGGTCAGCAACGTCAAGTTTATCGCGGAATACTTCAAGATGCAGGACGCCAATGACGCG GTGAACGAGGACTGGAAGTACGTTGCCATGGTGATAGACCGGATCTGCCTGTGGCTGTTCTTGTCCGTCTGTGTCATTGGAACCCTGGGATTGTTCCTGCAGCCGCTCTTCATATCAGACGACGACATCGTCTGA
- the LOC118410165 gene encoding neuronal acetylcholine receptor subunit beta-4-like isoform X2, whose amino-acid sequence MMKTNLWLGQDWYDYRLSWNPEDFDNIDMVRVSSEDIWRPDVVLFNNADGNYDIQLMTKAWVQSDGHVHWAPPVVYASACFIVVKYFPFDRQNCTMKFGSWTYDADELDLTLLDGEAQMHRYKQNGEWDILRSPNRKYYADKRVYVNFDFIIKRKPLFYTINLIIPCILITSLSVLVFYLPADEGEKVTLGITVLLALIVFLLLIADIIPPTSLDVPLIGKYLLFTMIFVSVAIVATVYVLNVHHRTSSTHDMPDWIKAVFLEKLPKLLRMERPESEPPEPPAKEYNTWDHPPYFMKNVNGRSVETKGRNFGLRVTDMSGNPFKADSPRSGRFGQAPPSPSVLPKRLSPEARKALKNLKLISEYFRNQDEDDGVAGDWQYVAMVIDRICLWLFATVCFLGTLGLFLQPFVGSDEE is encoded by the exons ATGATGAAGACGAACCTGTGGCTCGGCCAGGACTGGTACGACTACAGACTCAGCTGGAACCCCGAGGACTTCGACAACATCGACATGGTGCGGGTGTCGTCTGAGGACATCTGGAGACCGGACGTCGTGCTGTTCAACAA TGCTGATGGGAACTACGACATCCAGCTGATGACCAAGGCGTGGGTCCAGAGTGACGGGCACGTGCACTGGGCGCCCCCTGTAGTTTACGCCAGTGCCTGTTTTATCGTGGTGAAGTACTTCCCCTTCGACAGGCAGAACTGCACCATGAAGTTCGGGTCCTGGACGTACGACGCAGACGAGCTGGACCTCACGCTCCTGGACGGGGAGGCGCAGATGCACAG ATACAAGCAGAATGGCGAGTGGGATATCCTCCGCTCCCCAAATCGAAAGTACTACGCAGACAAACGCGTTTACGTCAACTTCGACTTCATCATCAAGCGGAAACCCCTGTTCTACACCATCAACCTGATCATCCCGTGCATTCTCATCACGTCCCTGTCGGTGCTGGTGTTCTACCTGCCAGCTGACGAGGGCGAGAAGGTGACGCTAGGCATCACGGTCCTGCTGGCGCTCATCGTGTTCCTGCTGCTGATCGCCGACATCATCCCGCCGACGTCCCTGGACGTGCCGCTCATCGGGAAGTACCTGCTCTTCACCATGATCTTCGTCAGCGTGGCGATCGTGGCGACGGTGTACGTGCTGAACGTGCACCACAGAACTTCCAGCACGCACGACATGCCAGACTGGATCAAGGCCGTGTTTCTGGAGAAGCTGCCCAAACTGCTCCGCATGGAGCGTCCCGAGTCCGAGCCGCCAGAGCCACCGGCCAAGGAGTACAACACCTGGGATCATCCGCCGTACTTCATGAAGAACGTCAACGGCAG GTCTGTGGAGACGAAGGGGCGGAACTTCGGACTGCGCGTGACCGACATGTCCGGCAACCCCTTCAAGGCAGACAGCCCGAGATCCGGCCGGTTCGGCCAGGCACCGCCCAGTCCCTCCGTCCTGCCCAAGCGGCTGTCGCCCGAGGCTAGGAAAGCGCTGAAAAACCTCAAGCTCATCTCCGAGTACTTCCGCAACCAGGACGAGGATGATGGG GTGGCGGGAGACTGGCAATACGTTGCCATGGTGATAGACCGGATCTGCCTGTGGCTGTTCGCCACCGTCTGCTTCCTGGGGACGCTGGGATTGTTCCTGCAGCCATTCGTGGGGTCAGACGAGGAGTAA